Genomic segment of Geminocystis herdmanii PCC 6308:
TATTATCTAATTCGATGACTTTTTTACCGATGCGACGACTAGGAGTATCAATTTCTACTTTGCCTTGAGTCTGTTTAAACTCTTTATCCTTCATATCATATACTCGATCGATCCTTGCTTTTTGTTTCGTACTACGAGCTTTAGGACCTTTTTTAAGCCATTCTAACTCCCTTCTGAGTACCCCCTGATGTTTTCTTTGACTACTAGCCTCAGATTCCTCTGCTAACGCTTTCTTCTCTAAATAATAACTATAGTTACCACTATAACTGTACATATCCGCTCGATCGATCTCCAGAATACGAGTTGTAACTTGATCCAGAAAATATCGATCGTGGGTAATCAAGAAAATTGCACCCTGAAATTTTTGCAGATATTCCTGTAACCATTGTACCGACTCCGCATCGAGATGGTTAGTAGGTTCATCCATCAATAATAGATCAGGATCAGCCATTAAAGCCGAAGCAAGGGCAACTCTTTTGCGATAACCCCCCGACAAATCCCCCATTCTTGCCTCAAAATCACTAATGCCCAACTTATCAAGGATAATTTTAGCGTTGGTTTCCAAATCCCAAGCATTAGCCGCATTGATTTTTTCCGTCACCCTTTCTAACTTACCCATTAACTGCTCTTGAGTGACAGTATCTGCATGGGCGATGCGGTGAGATAAATCTTCATACTCCTTAATCCACTGCATTTGTTCGCCACTATAGACAAAAACCTGCTCTAAAACCGTGTTATCCGCTTCAATTTCTGGTTGTTGAGGAAGATAAATAATTTTTGCTCCCGATTTTACCACCATTTCACCGCCATCATAGGGTTCTAAACCTGATAACATTTTCAGTAGAGTTGACTTTCCCGAACCATTAACTCCAATTAAACCTACTTTATCCTTATCATCGATACTGAAAGTAGCATTTTTCAGAATTTCTTTAATGCCAAAATCTTTGGAGAGAGATTGTATTGTAATAATAGCCATTTTAAATAATTCGTAAATAATAATTCTCTTATTTCTAACTATATCCTAGGCGATCGATTGTTCAAAACTCCTAATCTTTGATCCCCCATTCCGCACATCACAATATATTATTATGAGAGTATGAAAACCAAAGAACTAATTTTCGACAAACTGTAAGTGGGGTTTGCTGAAAAAGTATTTATCGATTAGGGTGCTAGGTTTTAGATTAAAGAATGAAAAATCAAGGTTTTGAATCCTTTTGTGTAGTCCATGAGATATACAAGCACTATTAAAAATAAGGTCAAAAGTGTTTATTTTTTAGTACTAGGAGAGGCTTTTTTCTTCTCAGTTTTTAATAATGGTGCTGTCATATTTTGGTATAAATTAAATAGAAATTCGATGCGGTTTAATTCACTGGTAAAAGTTTGATTTCTATAGCATAAATCTACTGCTTTATCAAGATTTTGGTGAGCTTTTATTAAGTCATTAGGCATGGTTAATCGATCGTACAAATCCGCTAAACTACTGTCAGGATAGTTATTTCTAATATCGAGGATTTTTTGAGCTAAATTTGCTACTTTTTCCCGTTGTTTTTCTGTCATATCTTCAGGGAAAGGATAGTTATTATAAACAATAGAATTAGAATAACGATAATCACTTTTTAACCTTCCA
This window contains:
- a CDS encoding ABC-F family ATP-binding cassette domain-containing protein; amino-acid sequence: MAIITIQSLSKDFGIKEILKNATFSIDDKDKVGLIGVNGSGKSTLLKMLSGLEPYDGGEMVVKSGAKIIYLPQQPEIEADNTVLEQVFVYSGEQMQWIKEYEDLSHRIAHADTVTQEQLMGKLERVTEKINAANAWDLETNAKIILDKLGISDFEARMGDLSGGYRKRVALASALMADPDLLLMDEPTNHLDAESVQWLQEYLQKFQGAIFLITHDRYFLDQVTTRILEIDRADMYSYSGNYSYYLEKKALAEESEASSQRKHQGVLRRELEWLKKGPKARSTKQKARIDRVYDMKDKEFKQTQGKVEIDTPSRRIGKKVIELDNISKSFGDRTLIKDFTYEFAPDDRVGIIGGNGVGKSTLMNLIMGKIEPDKGKVEIGGTIHIGYFDQHSDSLITAAQNEQRAIEYIKDVATYIETSDGTQISASQLLERFLFTPNQQYSPIAKLSGGEKRRLFLLKMLISNPNVLILDEPTNDLDVQTLAVLEEYIESFKGCVIVVSHDRYFLDRTVETIFAFESNGNLRQYPGNYSVYLDYKNKAEKQLQEEKNSNNKSVKQPKNTIEKEQKFSQNNQKMSSYQRKEFEKLEIKIIPELETKKVEIEQQLYNANQDYETLNKLTEELAKINEKIDQATHKWMELAELQS